A window of the Methanoregula sp. UBA64 genome harbors these coding sequences:
- the hisG gene encoding ATP phosphoribosyltransferase produces MITLALPKGSLEAQTLQLFKEADLEVRRTDRDYNPAIADSRIGKVKILRPQEIPTYVDKGYFDLGISGLDWVRETKSDVVEVAALTYSKTGEGNVKIVIAVHRDEPINDASEIRPGSKVTTEYPELTKQFFEEKKIPVQLFHSFGASEAKVPDLMDVVVDLTETGTTLRKNGLKIIGQIMESHTVIIANRAAWADPEKRREIEEIKSLLFGVLEARHKVLLTMNVPTAALEKIVAALPAMKKPTVSRLHGIEYYSVQTVVQKGSVNELIPKLKRCGAEDILEIPIAKIVA; encoded by the coding sequence ATGATCACCCTCGCACTCCCCAAGGGCAGCCTCGAAGCGCAGACACTCCAGCTTTTCAAGGAGGCCGATCTCGAAGTCAGGCGCACCGACCGCGACTATAACCCGGCAATAGCCGATTCCCGGATCGGGAAGGTAAAGATCCTCCGCCCGCAGGAGATCCCGACCTACGTGGACAAGGGCTACTTCGATCTCGGGATCTCGGGCCTCGACTGGGTCCGCGAGACGAAATCGGACGTGGTCGAAGTCGCGGCCCTTACGTACAGCAAGACCGGCGAGGGCAACGTGAAGATCGTGATCGCGGTCCACCGCGACGAGCCGATCAATGATGCTTCAGAGATCCGGCCCGGGAGCAAAGTGACGACCGAGTATCCCGAGCTCACGAAGCAGTTCTTTGAGGAAAAAAAGATCCCGGTGCAGCTCTTCCACTCGTTTGGGGCATCGGAGGCAAAGGTGCCGGACCTCATGGACGTGGTCGTGGACTTAACCGAGACGGGGACAACGCTCCGGAAGAACGGCCTTAAGATCATCGGCCAGATCATGGAGTCGCACACGGTGATCATTGCAAACAGGGCGGCGTGGGCAGACCCGGAGAAGCGCCGCGAGATCGAGGAGATAAAATCCCTGCTCTTTGGCGTGCTCGAAGCCCGGCACAAGGTGCTCCTTACCATGAACGTCCCGACCGCGGCGCTCGAAAAGATCGTTGCCGCCCTTCCCGCCATGAAGAAGCCGACCGTGAGCCGGCTCCACGGGATCGAGTACTACAGCGTCCAGACGGTCGTGCAGAAGGGTTCGGTAAACGAGCTGATCCCGAAGCTCAAGCGGTGCGGGGCTGAGGATATCTTAGAGATTCCGATAGCAAAGATTGTGGCGTGA
- a CDS encoding PepSY domain-containing protein, whose product MHLAILVVAVVSLAVTGGIGVLWLLNPSGQPHTVDVNGTGPVNEGFRQVFTSPGEDHFSLEEADSVVAVSPEQANASRQHYPVYYVRGRNVNNSGYAEQWILGIREGQNVTLMTYDRTGAGSVPWQGDKLPDQEIDLAGIVSPGDVMKIVHSGNQTLTGDAELEISRGIYTVTGPSGSHPREYSINATTGDVIATHD is encoded by the coding sequence ATGCACCTTGCAATCCTGGTTGTAGCGGTAGTCAGCCTTGCCGTAACAGGAGGAATTGGTGTACTCTGGCTGCTGAACCCGTCAGGCCAGCCTCATACCGTTGATGTAAACGGCACCGGGCCCGTTAATGAAGGATTCAGACAGGTGTTCACGAGTCCCGGGGAGGATCACTTCTCGCTCGAAGAAGCGGACTCTGTCGTTGCCGTTAGCCCGGAGCAGGCCAATGCCAGCCGGCAGCACTATCCGGTCTATTACGTCAGGGGGCGGAACGTAAATAATTCCGGATACGCAGAGCAGTGGATCCTTGGAATCCGCGAGGGACAGAACGTGACCCTGATGACCTACGATCGTACCGGAGCCGGCTCAGTCCCCTGGCAGGGGGACAAGCTGCCGGATCAGGAGATCGATCTCGCCGGCATCGTGTCGCCCGGGGATGTTATGAAGATCGTACACTCAGGAAACCAGACCCTGACAGGAGACGCCGAACTTGAGATTTCCCGGGGGATATACACGGTTACGGGGCCATCCGGTTCGCACCCCCGGGAATATAGTATCAACGCAACCACGGGGGATGTGATCGCCACCCATGACTGA
- a CDS encoding DUF7288 family protein codes for MVNEHGQLYTIEGVAAALIMLFSAYLVLGATSVYTPGDTHISDMQLEQLGTDALRMMNTPVNGSSSTSPLQDILYYNGVQGQFDGTGFNTLFLNYVNNQTGSKIDNAPNGLHYNATVSYYNIANKTTGTLPLSTNRNLTGGEHPVRVTEWVIVNKTFPGGGGTDFKPRAVLVEVLLWRD; via the coding sequence ATGGTAAACGAGCACGGCCAGCTCTACACGATCGAGGGTGTTGCCGCAGCACTCATCATGCTCTTCTCGGCATATCTCGTTCTCGGGGCAACTTCCGTTTACACGCCCGGGGACACCCATATCAGCGATATGCAGCTCGAACAGCTGGGAACCGATGCGTTAAGGATGATGAATACGCCGGTGAACGGTTCGTCTTCCACGAGTCCGCTTCAGGACATCCTTTATTATAACGGGGTGCAGGGACAGTTCGACGGTACCGGATTTAACACGCTTTTTTTAAATTACGTGAATAACCAGACCGGCTCGAAGATCGATAATGCCCCAAACGGGCTTCACTACAATGCAACGGTTTCGTATTACAATATCGCGAACAAGACAACCGGGACTCTCCCGCTCTCTACAAACCGTAATCTCACCGGGGGGGAGCATCCCGTGAGGGTAACCGAATGGGTGATAGTGAATAAAACATTTCCGGGGGGCGGGGGAACCGATTTCAAACCCCGTGCCGTTTTGGTGGAGGTACTCTTATGGCGGGATTAA